The following coding sequences lie in one Primulina huaijiensis isolate GDHJ02 chromosome 2, ASM1229523v2, whole genome shotgun sequence genomic window:
- the LOC140969561 gene encoding probable protein S-acyltransferase 23 has translation MSSSEIEVVTVGSEQKPSDGNPNQEVDIIDVFSASAYGDFVKLRKFVENDGVSVSQPDGNGYYPLQWAALNNFADIAQYIVEHGGNVNAKDNTEQTALHWAAVRGSIVAADVLMQNGARVEAGDINGYRAVHVAAQYGQTTFLNHIIAKHHADFDVPDNDGRSPLHWAAYKGYADTIRLLLFRDACQGRQDKEGCTPLHWAALRGHVDACSVLVHAGTKEELMVKDKAGNTPLDLASVKGHRHIAVFLSNARSALSKRWKDRVCSGKGGEVGYAPVLFSAIVVSTILFITSVLFAPNLTKVTAFVALWGWTGVSLAVGSLFMFARCSSKDPGYVKTGMTTQSNASEDPLLNIDLNDSSIWAGNWSQLCPTCKIIRPVRSKHCPTCKRCVEQFDHHCPWISNCVGKRNKRDFVVFLCMGFMTALTGGMVALERIWTSVPLLQTGETWIRLVLLNNPGMIAFLVMDASILISAATLLSFQSIQVARNITTNELANAIRYGYLRGPDGRFRNPYNHGCWKNCSDFLIHGYTNDDEVAWPSLQHLTR, from the exons ATGTCGTCATCAGAAATCGAAGTCGTAACCGTCGGCAGCGAACAAAAACCTTCCGACGGAAACCCTAATCAAGAAGTCGACATCATAGACGTTTTCTCAGCTTCGGCATACGGTGACTTCGTCAAGCTCCGGAAATTCGTCGAAAACGATGGAGTTTCGGTTTCCCAACCCGACGGAAACGGCTACTATCCCCTGCAGTGGGCTGCTCTCAACAATTTTGCGGATATTGCTCAGTACATCGTTGAA CATGGTGGAAATGTGAATGCCAAGGATAACACTGAGCAGACAGCATTGCATTGGGCCGCTGTTCGCGGTTCGATTGTTGCGGCTGATGTGTTGATGCAGAATGGGGCTCGTGTCGAGGCTGGTGACATTAATGGTTACCGG GCTGTTCATGTTGCTGCTCAATATGGGCAGACAACATTCCTAAATCACATTATTGCCAAGCATCATGCTGATTTTGATGTACCTGATAATGATGGAAGAAGCCCTCTTCACTG GGCTGCATACAAGGGATATGCTGATACTATTAGATTGCTTCTATTTAGAGATGCTTGCCAAGGAAGACAAGATAAAGAAG GTTGTACACCTCTGCACTGGGCAGCATTGAGAGGACATGTTGATGCATGCTCTGTGCTTGTACATGCTGGCACTAAGGAGGAATTAATGGTGAAAGACAAAGCAGGAAACACCCCCCTGGATCTTGCTTCTGTTAAAGGTCATCGGCATATCGCAGTTTTCCTT TCAAATGCACGGAGTGCACTGAGCAAACGTTGGAAAGATAGAGTTTGTTCAGGAAAAGGAGGGGAAGTTGGTTACGCTCCTGTTCTCTTTTCTGCTATAGTTGTTAGTACGATTCTCTTTATTACCTCAGTCCTTTTTG CTCCTAATCTTACAAAGGTTACTGCGTTTGTTGCACTTTGGGGCTGGACCGGGGTTTCTCTTGCAGTTGGTTCTTTATTTATGTTTGCACGCTGCAGTAG TAAAGATCCCGGTTATGTAAAAACAGGAATGACAACCCAGTCTAATGCATCAGAG GATCCTTTGTTGAACATTGATCTGAACGACAGCTCTATTTGGGCAGGGAACTGGTCTCAGCTTTGCCCTACTTGCAAG ATAATAAGACCTGTTCGCTCAAAGCATTGTCCTACGTGTAAGCGCTGTGTGGAGCAGTTTGACCATCACTGTCCCTGGATCTCAAATTGCGTGGGGAAG AGGAATAAGCGGGACTTTGTCGTGTTTCTCTGCATGGGGTTTATGACAGCATTGACTGGTGGAATGGTTGCTCTAGAAA GAATTTGGACATCAGTACCACTCTTGCAAACTGGGGAAACGTGGATTAGGCTTGTGCTTTTAAATAATCCTGGCATGATTGCTTTCTTGGTCATGGATGCGAGTATCTTAATTTCTGCTGCGACTTTACTGTCTTTTCAATCAATACAG GTTGCTCGGAATATCACCACCAATGAATTAGCCAACGCTATACGCTATGGTTATCTGCGTGGCCCAGATGGGCGGTTTCGCAACCCGTATAATCATGGTTGTTGGAAGAATTGCTCAGATTTTCTCATACATGGCTACACAAACGATGATGAGGTTGCTTGGCCTTCTCTGCAGCATCTTACTAGGtag
- the LOC140969576 gene encoding uncharacterized protein isoform X1, translating to MGMAHVFRQLPMTAPAAVLSTVANVSIRTTLVFVVAVPNYMSADDFLIFCGPHPPALSISSSSERWIQMLVEDRARCVTIHFNVLVLRSGPTCLARYVDFVSMLKRPYFRGPMIYNIN from the exons ATGGGCATGGCTCACGTCTTCCGGCAGCTTCCCATGACTGCTCCTGCCGCTGTCCTATCCACGGTGGCAAACGTAAGCATCCGAACCACCCTTGTCTTTGTGGTGGCCGTGCCCAATTACATGTCCGCGGACGATTTTCTGATCTTCTGTGGGCCCCACCCTCCAGCTTTATCGATATCCTCTTCCTCAG agAGATGGATCCAGATGCTAGTGGAAGACAGAGCACGCTGTGTGACCATTCATTTCAATGTGCTTGTGCTTCGAAGTGGACCTACTTGTCTTGCCAG GTATGTCGACTTTGTCAGCATGTTGAAAAGGCCATATTTTCGAGGACCCATGATTTACAatataaattag
- the LOC140969576 gene encoding BRAP2 RING ZnF UBP domain-containing protein 1-like isoform X3 yields the protein MDPDASGRQSTLCDHSFQCACASKWTYLSCQVCRLCQHVEKAIFSRTHDLQYKLEKYAEEKKAVEDASFQFSEESRTYKKTITPAG from the exons ATGGATCCAGATGCTAGTGGAAGACAGAGCACGCTGTGTGACCATTCATTTCAATGTGCTTGTGCTTCGAAGTGGACCTACTTGTCTTGCCAG GTATGTCGACTTTGTCAGCATGTTGAAAAGGCCATATTTTCGAGGACCCATGATTTACAatataaattagaaaaatatgCAGAGGAAAAGAAGGCTGTCGAAGATGCGAGCTTCCAATTCTCTG AGGAATCAAGAACTTACAAAAAGACAATAACTCCTGCAGGTTAA
- the LOC140969576 gene encoding uncharacterized protein isoform X2 — MGMAHVFRQLPMTAPAAVLSTVANVSIRTTLVFVVAVPNYMSADDFLIFCGPHPPALSISSSSERWIQMLVEDRARCVTIHFNVLVLRSGPTCLARWKKGEWDQ, encoded by the exons ATGGGCATGGCTCACGTCTTCCGGCAGCTTCCCATGACTGCTCCTGCCGCTGTCCTATCCACGGTGGCAAACGTAAGCATCCGAACCACCCTTGTCTTTGTGGTGGCCGTGCCCAATTACATGTCCGCGGACGATTTTCTGATCTTCTGTGGGCCCCACCCTCCAGCTTTATCGATATCCTCTTCCTCAG agAGATGGATCCAGATGCTAGTGGAAGACAGAGCACGCTGTGTGACCATTCATTTCAATGTGCTTGTGCTTCGAAGTGGACCTACTTGTCTTGCCAG ATGGAAAAAGGGTGAATGGGATCAATGA
- the LOC140969570 gene encoding 2-oxoglutarate-dependent dioxygenase 19-like, translating to MASSLTCIKKLSESLNITSDIPSTYVHFKDPVETTAMDPQDSIPTIDISLLTSDDPDQRSKAIHDLDKACQEWGFFMAVNHGIPEELLQNMIEISEEFFNLGEEEKPEFDPKNVMEPIRYGTSFNTAQEKVHCWRDFLKLFVHPHFHSPQKPEAFRDVLAEYCARVREVASKLVRGVSQSLGLDEVEMEEALNLASGFQLFSANLYPPCPQPELALGMTPHSDHGLFTLLIQNGVGGLQIQHGAVWVSVNAIPGSILVNVADHLEIFSNGKYKSVLHRAVVNNGRTRISIAIANSPSLDTVVSPCPKLVQTESGRAPAYVPMKYKEYLLTQQSNRLDGKARLKQVKVLDE from the exons ATGGCGTCAAGCTTAACCTGCATCAAAAAGCTTTCAGAATCTCTAAATATCACCTCCGATATACCTTCCACTTATGTCCACTTCAAGGATCCCGTAGAAACCACTGCTATGGACCCTCAAGATTCAATCCCAACAATTGATATCTCCCTACTCACCTCCGATGATCCGGATCAAAGGTCCAAAGCCATCCACGACCTGGACAAAGCTTGTCAAGAATGGGGCTTCTTCATG GCAGTAAATCATGGAATACCCGAAGAATTACTGCAAAATATGATTGAGATTAGTGAAGAATTCTTCAATCTCGGGGAAGAAGAGAAGCCAGAATTCGATCCCAAGAATGTGATGGAGCCCATCAGATATGGAACAAGCTTCAACACTGCTCAGGAGAAGGTTCACTGCTGGAGGGATTTCTTGAAGTTGTTCGTGCATCCCCATTTTCATTCTCCTCAAAAACCAGAAGCTTTTAG GGATGTCCTAGCGGAATACTGCGCAAGAGTACGGGAAGTGGCCAGTAAATTGGTGCGAGGGGTATCGCAAAGTTTGGGGCTCGATGAAGTTGAAATGGAGGAAGCGTTGAATTTGGCATCGGGTTTTCAACTTTTCAGCGCAAATTTGTATCCGCCATGCCCGCAACCTGAACTTGCACTGGGCATGACACCACATTCGGACCACGGGCTTTTCACACTTCTGATACAGAATGGAGTTGGGGGACTACAGATTCAACATGGCGCGGTATGGGTTAGTGTCAACGCCATCCCCGGCTCTATCTTGGTCAATGTCGCTGATCATCTTGAG ATATTTAGTAACGGGAAATACAAAAGCGTGTTGCACCGAGCTGTTGTGAATAATGGAAGGACTAGGATTTCCATCGCCATTGCAAACAGTCCATCGCTGGACACGGTGGTTTCCCCTTGTCCAAAACTTGTGCAAACAGAATCAGGACGTGCGCCAGCGTATGTCCCCATGAAGTACAAGGAATACCTATTAACCCAACAAAGCAACAGACTTGATGGGAAAGCCAGATTGAAACAAGTCAAGGTCTTGGATGAATAG